The DNA region CAACGCGCGAAACCTGGAGAAGAAGAATGTCTTTGAGGGAATACACAAGAACAAGTTGTTCATGGCAATCATCGGAATAACATTGGTTCTCCAAGTGGTGATGGTGGAGTTCCTAAAGAAGTTTGCAAATACAGAGAGGTTGAATTGGGGTCAATGGGGTATTTGCATTGGATTTGCAGCTGCATCATGGCCAATTGGTTGGCTTGTCAAGTGCATATCTGTTCCAGATAGACCAATCTTTAGTTATCTCAGGTTTAAATGAGTAGATATAGGTGTctactaagttt from Capsicum annuum cultivar UCD-10X-F1 unplaced genomic scaffold, UCD10Xv1.1 ctg76357, whole genome shotgun sequence includes:
- the LOC124894636 gene encoding putative calcium-transporting ATPase 13, plasma membrane-type — encoded protein: MKKKPVGRTAPLITNVMWRNLMAQALYQIAVLLTLQFKGESIFAVNKRVNDTLIFNTFVLCQVFNEFNARNLEKKNVFEGIHKNKLFMAIIGITLVLQVVMVEFLKKFANTERLNWGQWGICIGFAAASWPIGWLVKCISVPDRPIFSYL